From Streptomyces rubradiris, the proteins below share one genomic window:
- a CDS encoding beta-ketoacyl reductase, which translates to MPAGRWLVITPETADVLRDGLLDQLRANGLDVVPCAVETGLSRDELARRLGGFLTDDGIAGILSLLALPDRMESHRPDAAALTTSTLTLIQALAAAGATAPLWCLTQGAVSVGVRDAVAGPAHVAQAAVWGLGRAAALERLNQWGGLIDLPAEPDGRAVRHLLGVLTGVSGEDQVAIRRTGVHVRRLRRAPHPAGTGGERQWRPHGTVLVTGGAEGLGRYASLWLARAGAERLVVTTSGREPGERVESLRDEVAKLDKGTVVESCADADRDALAGLVHAPGRPLTAVVHAADLSLTSLIDETGDAEVTEVFRAKVNTAVWLSELTADLPLDAFIVFSSIAGIWGGGGQAAYGAANAVLDALVRRLRADGVPAQAIAWGALTAGGAGMDEETLAQLRRRGVIPMTPDTATAALDQAVQAATESVVIADMDWSAFIVPFTSARTSPLFDDLPEAAAAIEAAQPSDDFAESASSLMTSLRAVGAEQDRILLRLVRSQASMVLGHGGADGIGAAQAFQEAGFDSLAAVNFRNSLITATGLRLPATLIFDCPTPQAVVAYLRSELLEAEDDADVREEDVRRILASVPYQRLKEAGVLETLLGLADAEAGGARASDEGPGPEAAADELIDIMDVDSLIKRALGSGS; encoded by the coding sequence GTGCCCGCCGGCCGCTGGCTCGTCATCACGCCGGAGACCGCGGACGTCTTGCGCGACGGTCTGCTCGACCAGCTGCGGGCCAACGGCCTCGACGTCGTGCCCTGCGCGGTGGAAACCGGCCTGTCCAGGGACGAACTCGCCCGCAGGCTGGGCGGTTTCCTCACCGACGACGGGATCGCCGGCATCCTGTCCCTGCTCGCGCTCCCGGACCGGATGGAGAGCCACCGGCCGGATGCCGCGGCGCTCACCACCTCCACCCTGACCCTGATCCAGGCGCTCGCCGCGGCCGGTGCCACCGCGCCCCTGTGGTGCCTGACCCAGGGCGCGGTCAGCGTCGGTGTCCGCGACGCCGTCGCCGGGCCGGCCCACGTGGCCCAGGCGGCGGTGTGGGGACTCGGCCGGGCGGCCGCGCTCGAACGCCTGAACCAGTGGGGCGGTTTGATCGATCTGCCCGCCGAACCGGACGGCCGTGCCGTCCGGCACCTGCTCGGCGTGCTGACCGGCGTGTCCGGTGAGGACCAGGTGGCGATCCGACGGACCGGCGTCCATGTCCGGCGCCTGCGGCGTGCCCCCCATCCGGCCGGGACCGGGGGCGAACGGCAGTGGCGGCCGCACGGGACGGTCCTGGTCACCGGCGGTGCGGAGGGCCTCGGACGCTACGCCTCGCTGTGGCTGGCGCGGGCAGGCGCCGAGCGATTGGTGGTCACGACCAGCGGGCGCGAGCCCGGCGAGCGGGTCGAGTCACTGCGCGACGAGGTGGCGAAGCTGGACAAGGGCACCGTCGTCGAGTCGTGCGCGGACGCCGACCGGGACGCGCTCGCCGGCCTGGTCCACGCTCCGGGCCGCCCGTTGACCGCGGTCGTCCACGCCGCCGACCTGTCCCTGACCAGCTTGATCGACGAGACCGGTGACGCGGAGGTCACGGAGGTCTTCCGGGCCAAGGTGAACACCGCGGTCTGGCTCAGCGAGCTGACGGCGGACCTTCCGCTCGACGCGTTCATCGTCTTCTCCTCGATCGCCGGCATCTGGGGCGGTGGCGGTCAAGCCGCCTACGGCGCGGCGAACGCGGTCCTCGACGCGCTGGTGCGGCGTCTGCGGGCGGACGGCGTCCCGGCGCAGGCGATCGCCTGGGGTGCGCTGACCGCGGGCGGCGCGGGAATGGACGAGGAGACGCTGGCCCAGCTCCGGCGGCGCGGCGTCATCCCGATGACACCCGACACGGCGACAGCCGCGCTGGACCAGGCGGTCCAGGCCGCCACGGAATCGGTGGTCATCGCCGACATGGACTGGAGCGCCTTCATCGTGCCGTTCACGTCGGCCCGCACCAGCCCGCTCTTCGACGACCTGCCGGAGGCCGCGGCGGCGATCGAGGCGGCACAGCCCTCCGACGACTTTGCCGAGAGCGCGTCGTCGCTGATGACGTCGCTGCGCGCGGTCGGGGCCGAACAGGACCGGATCCTGCTCCGGCTGGTGCGCAGCCAGGCGTCCATGGTCCTCGGTCACGGTGGTGCCGACGGGATCGGCGCGGCCCAGGCGTTCCAGGAGGCCGGTTTCGACTCGCTGGCGGCCGTCAACTTCCGCAACAGCCTGATCACCGCCACCGGGCTGAGGCTGCCGGCCACACTGATCTTCGACTGTCCGACCCCGCAGGCGGTGGTCGCATACCTGCGCTCGGAACTGCTCGAGGCCGAGGACGACGCGGATGTCCGCGAGGAGGACGTACGGCGGATCCTGGCCTCGGTGCCCTACCAGCGCCTCAAGGAGGCCGGTGTCCTGGAGACGCTGCTCGGCCTGGCCGACGCCGAGGCGGGCGGGGCCAGGGCATCGGACGAGGGCCCCGGGCCGGAGGCGGCCGCCGACGAGCTCATCGACATCATGGACGTCGACAGTCTGATCAAGCGGGCGCTCGGCTCCGGCAGCTGA